The following are encoded in a window of Amaranthus tricolor cultivar Red isolate AtriRed21 chromosome 2, ASM2621246v1, whole genome shotgun sequence genomic DNA:
- the LOC130802783 gene encoding protein argonaute 16-like isoform X1, which produces MTQGQILEPGQLEFPPPSILPPLVKSDGMETPERHIMCRPGFGSIGRHISVLVNYLKVSIESPDQTFYQYAVKITSEDGRSIENKLIRLKIIDKVFLTYASKLDMKAFAFDGKENLYTISPLPENISSLTLTYEESVGLSAGNPDEAVKKAKHSLAPRIFKVELNYGCKFPLQSIPLTSEGQTLGESRDALTVLNMILRQRAIHKFSLSLSLSLFVSLCLPPPCISCFAFLYGIVQLAFVLFYSLCTKCRGRLLVRQSFFQDDSRNFFEVDESLLGLRGYNSNFVMTCAGLSLKLDVAMTLTLKPGPVLDFLLANQNVREPRYIDWVKAKRMLKNLKIKTTHTNRVFRIIGLSDRPCYQQSFLLKVKENNGSNKEKDRETTVFEYFHKHLGVVLTYSKYMPCLDVGKPNRPIYLPIEICSLISLQRHRNPLSPTQQITVLEKFKQKPHDRMKALTDAVKNNQYENDPFLGACGISVEKQFMKIAARVLEPPKLKVGRGQDCMPDEGRWNFKNKQFLDPVSIKCWAIVNFSSGGDTSYLSRELINCGRSKGMDIERPYALIEENQQMRKASPLARVDAMFEKLQEKLPDQPEFILCVLPERKISDLYGPWKMRSLSTFGLVTQCVCPVKITERYLMNVLLKINSKLGGVNSLLAIEEHCILPHVKDVPTMIIGMDVSHGSPGRSDLPSIAAVVGSLSWPLISKYRAVVRTQSPKTEIIDSLFKPDENGEDSGIMRELLKAFYVTSEGRKPEQIIIFRDGVGESQFCQVLNIELEQIKQAYMGLGESEVPKFTVIVAQKRHHTRLFEAGGSGNVPPGTVVDTEIVHPRNYDFYMCAHGGMIGTLRPVHYHVLLDEIGFSPDELQNFIHALSYVYRRSSHATSVVAPICYAHHSARQVGKFVKFDELHAACSEDNGFTSTENVPVPKLPRLHDNVKDSMFFC; this is translated from the exons ATGACGCAAGGACAGATTTTGGAACCAGGTCAACTGGAATTTCCACCTCCTTCAATTCTCCCTCCCTTAGTGAAATCTGATGGAATGGAAACTCCAGAGCGCCATATCATGTGCAGACCAGGTTTTGGTAGTATTGGGCGTCACATATCTGTGCTCGTGAACTATTTGAAGGTTTCCATTGAATCACCGGATCAGACTTTTTATCAGTATGCA GTTAAAATAACTTCTGAAGACGGCAGATCAATTGAAAACAAGTTGATTCGGCTAAAGATTATTGATAAGGTTTTCTTAACATATGCATCTAAACTAGATATGAAAGCTTTTGCATTTGATGGGAAGGAAAATCTGTATACTATTAGTCCTCTCCCAGAGAACATTTCTAGCTTAACCTTAACGTATGAAGAGTCAGTTGGATTGAG TGCTGGCAATCCTGATGAAGCTGTAAAGAAAGCTAAGCATTCTTTAGCTCCAAGGATTTTTAAGGTGGAGCTTAACTATGGTTGCAAATTTCCTTTGCAATCAATTCCTCTAACCTCTGAAGGACAGACCTTAGGTGAATCTCGGGATGCATTAACGGTACTTAATATGATACTAAGGCAGCGGGCTATCCATAagttctctctctctctctctctgtcTCTATTTGTATCTCTGTGTTTGCCTCCCCCATGTATCTCTTGTTTTGCATTTTTGTATGGCATTGTACAGTTAGCATTTGTTTTATTCTATTCTTTGTGTACTAAATGCAGGGGACGCCTTTTGGTTAGGCAGTCATTCTTTCAGGATGATTCCAGGAACTTCTTCGAGGTTGATGAGAGCTTATTGGGTTTGCGTGGGTATAATTCTAATTTTGTTATGACATGTGCAGGATTGTCATTAAAGTTAG ATGTTGCTATGACACTAACCTTGAAACCCGGACCTGTACTTGATTTTCTACTGGCTAACCAAAATGTGCGGGAGCCTCGCTATATCGACTGGGTAAAG GCCAAAAGAATGTTGAAGAACTTGAAAATCAAGACAACCCATACTAACAGAGTATTTAGAATTATAGGCTTGAGTGATCGGCCTTGTTACCAGCAAAG TTTTCTTCTCAAAGTAAAAGAGAATAATGGTTCCAATAAAGAGAAAGACCGAGAGACTACTGTGTTTGAATATTTCCACAAACATCTTGGTGTAGTGTTGACTTATTCAAAATACATGCCATGCCTTGATGTTGGTAAACCCAATCGACCAATCTATCTACCAATCGAG ATATGTTCACTGATCTCACTTCAGCGTCATAGAAACCCTTTGTCTCCAACCCAGCAAATAACCGTACTGGAGAAATTTAAGCAAAAGCCCCATGACAGAATGAAAGCTTTGACAGAT GCTGTAAAGAACAACCAGTATGAAAATGATCCATTCCTAGGTGCTTGTGGAATTTCTGTTGAGAAGCAATTTATGAAGATAGCTGCTCGAGTCCTTGAACCACCAAAG CTAAAGGTTGGTAGAGGTCAAGATTGCATGCCTGATGAGGGCCGATGGAATTTTAAGAATAAA CAATTCCTGGATCCTGTAAGTATCAAGTGTTGGGCTATTGTAAACTTTTCTTCTGGTGGTGATACGAGCTATCTGTCTCGAGAACTCATTAATTGTGGTCGAAGCAAAGGCATG GATATAGAACGCCCATATGCGTTAATCGAAGAGAACCAGCAGATGAGAAAAGCCAGCCCTTTGGCAAGAGTTGATGCAATGTTTGAGAAATTGCAAGAAAAGCTCCCAGATCAACCAGAGTTCATTTTGTGTGTATTGCCAGAACGTAAAATTTCTGATCTATATG GACCTTGGAAAATGAGAAGTTTAAGTACTTTTGGACTTGTAACACAATGTGTTTGCCCTGTGAAAATAACTGAACGGTATCTCATGAATGTACTCCTTAAAATTAATTCTAAG CTTGGAGGTGTAAATTCATTATTGGCAATAGAGGAACATTGCATTTTACCCCATGTGAAGGATGTTCCGACAATGATAATAGGGATGGATGTCTCTCATGGTTCACCTGGTCGTTCAGATCTTCCTTCAATTGCGGCG GTTGTTGGTTCTTTATCTTGGCCACTTATATCAAAATATAGAGCAGTCGTAAGAACTCAATCTCCTAAAACAGAGATAATAGACTCACTGTTCAAACCAGATGAAAACGGAGAAGATTCTGGTATCATGAG GGAGCTATTAAAGGCCTTCTATGTTACAAGTGAGGGTAGAAAACCTGAGCAGATAATAATTTTCAG AGATGGAGTAGGCGAATCACAATTTTGCCAGGTCCTCAACATTGAGCTGGAGCAGATAAAACAG GCGTACATGGGTCTTGGAGAATCAGAAGTTCCAAAGTTCACAGTAATTGTAGCGCAAAAGAGGCACCATACTCGATTGTTTGAAGCTGGGGGTTCTGGCAATGTTCCACCTG GGACGGTTGTGGACACTGAAATTGTGCATCCAAGGAACTATGATTTCTACATGTGTGCTCATGGAGGGATGATA GGTACATTGCGGCCCGTTCACTATCATGTCTTGCTTGATGAGATCGGCTTCTCACCAGATGAGCTTCAAAATTTCATTCATGCTCTATCTTACGT GTACCGGAGGAGCTCTCATGCTACCTCAGTGG TGGCACCCATTTGTTATGCTCATCATTCTGCCCGACAAGTGGGAAAGTTTGTCAAATTTGACGAGCTTCATGCGGCTTGTTCTGAAGACAATGGCTTCACATCTACAGAAAATGTCCCTGTCCCCAAGTTGCCCAGGTTGCATGACAATGTTAAGGATTCCATGTTTTTCTGCTAA
- the LOC130802806 gene encoding probable inactive histone-lysine N-methyltransferase SUVR1: MAPSGRRHKPGLRRMDAAIEALTPMGFTPLQIKRRVNTLLKLYDGGWVFIEDSAYKVLIDSLLEDEDGVQSEVEEPVSSRSIRDSPFDSRHQCIEETKPSPAEPLRVEASQAEKLRIEASQAEPSQAGLSQFKTSPVELLHAEASQAEPLLAGAPHEGSRPKKHKLCLGWLGPKDEEDYVLLEPSPVRSWITGQRLRKRKSGWDMKPDDPWMMMHQRTAS, from the exons ATGGCACCATCAGGAAGACGTCACAAG CCGGGTCTCAGGCGCATGGATGCCGCTATTGAGGCTCTTACACCCATGGGTTTCACTCCCCTTCAAATTAAACGCCGAGTTAATACCTTGCTGAAA CTGTATGATGGTGGATGGGTTTTCATCGAGGATTCTGCTTACAAAGTGCTCATTGATTCTTTACTGGAGGATGAGGACGGGGTTCAATCTGAAGTAGAGGAGCCCGTATCTAGCCGCAGTATTAGg GATTCGCCATTTGACAGTAGACATCAATGTATTGAGGAAACTAAGCCATCACCAGCTGAGCCATTACGAGTTGAAGCATCACAAGCTGAGAAATTACGAATTGAAGCATCACAAGCTGAGCCGTCACAAGCTGGATTATCACAATTTAAGACATCACCAGTTGAGTTATTACATGCTGAAGCATCACAAGCTGAGCCATTACTAGCTGGAGCACCACATGAAG GTAGTAGACCTAAGAAACATAAACTTTGTCTTGGTTGGCTTGGGCCGAAGGATGAAGAAGACTATGTTCTATTGGAGCCTTCACCAGTTCGGAGTTGGATTACTGGACAGAGACTACGAAAGCGAAAATCTGGGTGGGATATGAAGCcagatgatccatggatgatgatgcaTCAAAGGACTGCAAGCTAA
- the LOC130802783 gene encoding protein argonaute 16-like isoform X3, with amino-acid sequence MTQGQILEPGQLEFPPPSILPPLVKSDGMETPERHIMCRPGFGSIGRHISVLVNYLKVSIESPDQTFYQYAVKITSEDGRSIENKLIRLKIIDKVFLTYASKLDMKAFAFDGKENLYTISPLPENISSLTLTYEESVGLSAGNPDEAVKKAKHSLAPRIFKVELNYGCKFPLQSIPLTSEGQTLGESRDALTVLNMILRQRAIHKGRLLVRQSFFQDDSRNFFEVDESLLGLRGYNSNFVMTCAGLSLKLDVAMTLTLKPGPVLDFLLANQNVREPRYIDWVKAKRMLKNLKIKTTHTNRVFRIIGLSDRPCYQQSFLLKVKENNGSNKEKDRETTVFEYFHKHLGVVLTYSKYMPCLDVGKPNRPIYLPIEICSLISLQRHRNPLSPTQQITVLEKFKQKPHDRMKALTDAVKNNQYENDPFLGACGISVEKQFMKIAARVLEPPKLKVGRGQDCMPDEGRWNFKNKQFLDPVSIKCWAIVNFSSGGDTSYLSRELINCGRSKGMDIERPYALIEENQQMRKASPLARVDAMFEKLQEKLPDQPEFILCVLPERKISDLYGPWKMRSLSTFGLVTQCVCPVKITERYLMNVLLKINSKLGGVNSLLAIEEHCILPHVKDVPTMIIGMDVSHGSPGRSDLPSIAAVVGSLSWPLISKYRAVVRTQSPKTEIIDSLFKPDENGEDSGIMRELLKAFYVTSEGRKPEQIIIFRDGVGESQFCQVLNIELEQIKQAYMGLGESEVPKFTVIVAQKRHHTRLFEAGGSGNVPPGTVVDTEIVHPRNYDFYMCAHGGMIGTLRPVHYHVLLDEIGFSPDELQNFIHALSYVYRRSSHATSVVAPICYAHHSARQVGKFVKFDELHAACSEDNGFTSTENVPVPKLPRLHDNVKDSMFFC; translated from the exons ATGACGCAAGGACAGATTTTGGAACCAGGTCAACTGGAATTTCCACCTCCTTCAATTCTCCCTCCCTTAGTGAAATCTGATGGAATGGAAACTCCAGAGCGCCATATCATGTGCAGACCAGGTTTTGGTAGTATTGGGCGTCACATATCTGTGCTCGTGAACTATTTGAAGGTTTCCATTGAATCACCGGATCAGACTTTTTATCAGTATGCA GTTAAAATAACTTCTGAAGACGGCAGATCAATTGAAAACAAGTTGATTCGGCTAAAGATTATTGATAAGGTTTTCTTAACATATGCATCTAAACTAGATATGAAAGCTTTTGCATTTGATGGGAAGGAAAATCTGTATACTATTAGTCCTCTCCCAGAGAACATTTCTAGCTTAACCTTAACGTATGAAGAGTCAGTTGGATTGAG TGCTGGCAATCCTGATGAAGCTGTAAAGAAAGCTAAGCATTCTTTAGCTCCAAGGATTTTTAAGGTGGAGCTTAACTATGGTTGCAAATTTCCTTTGCAATCAATTCCTCTAACCTCTGAAGGACAGACCTTAGGTGAATCTCGGGATGCATTAACGGTACTTAATATGATACTAAGGCAGCGGGCTATCCATAa GGGACGCCTTTTGGTTAGGCAGTCATTCTTTCAGGATGATTCCAGGAACTTCTTCGAGGTTGATGAGAGCTTATTGGGTTTGCGTGGGTATAATTCTAATTTTGTTATGACATGTGCAGGATTGTCATTAAAGTTAG ATGTTGCTATGACACTAACCTTGAAACCCGGACCTGTACTTGATTTTCTACTGGCTAACCAAAATGTGCGGGAGCCTCGCTATATCGACTGGGTAAAG GCCAAAAGAATGTTGAAGAACTTGAAAATCAAGACAACCCATACTAACAGAGTATTTAGAATTATAGGCTTGAGTGATCGGCCTTGTTACCAGCAAAG TTTTCTTCTCAAAGTAAAAGAGAATAATGGTTCCAATAAAGAGAAAGACCGAGAGACTACTGTGTTTGAATATTTCCACAAACATCTTGGTGTAGTGTTGACTTATTCAAAATACATGCCATGCCTTGATGTTGGTAAACCCAATCGACCAATCTATCTACCAATCGAG ATATGTTCACTGATCTCACTTCAGCGTCATAGAAACCCTTTGTCTCCAACCCAGCAAATAACCGTACTGGAGAAATTTAAGCAAAAGCCCCATGACAGAATGAAAGCTTTGACAGAT GCTGTAAAGAACAACCAGTATGAAAATGATCCATTCCTAGGTGCTTGTGGAATTTCTGTTGAGAAGCAATTTATGAAGATAGCTGCTCGAGTCCTTGAACCACCAAAG CTAAAGGTTGGTAGAGGTCAAGATTGCATGCCTGATGAGGGCCGATGGAATTTTAAGAATAAA CAATTCCTGGATCCTGTAAGTATCAAGTGTTGGGCTATTGTAAACTTTTCTTCTGGTGGTGATACGAGCTATCTGTCTCGAGAACTCATTAATTGTGGTCGAAGCAAAGGCATG GATATAGAACGCCCATATGCGTTAATCGAAGAGAACCAGCAGATGAGAAAAGCCAGCCCTTTGGCAAGAGTTGATGCAATGTTTGAGAAATTGCAAGAAAAGCTCCCAGATCAACCAGAGTTCATTTTGTGTGTATTGCCAGAACGTAAAATTTCTGATCTATATG GACCTTGGAAAATGAGAAGTTTAAGTACTTTTGGACTTGTAACACAATGTGTTTGCCCTGTGAAAATAACTGAACGGTATCTCATGAATGTACTCCTTAAAATTAATTCTAAG CTTGGAGGTGTAAATTCATTATTGGCAATAGAGGAACATTGCATTTTACCCCATGTGAAGGATGTTCCGACAATGATAATAGGGATGGATGTCTCTCATGGTTCACCTGGTCGTTCAGATCTTCCTTCAATTGCGGCG GTTGTTGGTTCTTTATCTTGGCCACTTATATCAAAATATAGAGCAGTCGTAAGAACTCAATCTCCTAAAACAGAGATAATAGACTCACTGTTCAAACCAGATGAAAACGGAGAAGATTCTGGTATCATGAG GGAGCTATTAAAGGCCTTCTATGTTACAAGTGAGGGTAGAAAACCTGAGCAGATAATAATTTTCAG AGATGGAGTAGGCGAATCACAATTTTGCCAGGTCCTCAACATTGAGCTGGAGCAGATAAAACAG GCGTACATGGGTCTTGGAGAATCAGAAGTTCCAAAGTTCACAGTAATTGTAGCGCAAAAGAGGCACCATACTCGATTGTTTGAAGCTGGGGGTTCTGGCAATGTTCCACCTG GGACGGTTGTGGACACTGAAATTGTGCATCCAAGGAACTATGATTTCTACATGTGTGCTCATGGAGGGATGATA GGTACATTGCGGCCCGTTCACTATCATGTCTTGCTTGATGAGATCGGCTTCTCACCAGATGAGCTTCAAAATTTCATTCATGCTCTATCTTACGT GTACCGGAGGAGCTCTCATGCTACCTCAGTGG TGGCACCCATTTGTTATGCTCATCATTCTGCCCGACAAGTGGGAAAGTTTGTCAAATTTGACGAGCTTCATGCGGCTTGTTCTGAAGACAATGGCTTCACATCTACAGAAAATGTCCCTGTCCCCAAGTTGCCCAGGTTGCATGACAATGTTAAGGATTCCATGTTTTTCTGCTAA
- the LOC130802783 gene encoding protein argonaute 16-like isoform X2, with protein sequence METPERHIMCRPGFGSIGRHISVLVNYLKVSIESPDQTFYQYAVKITSEDGRSIENKLIRLKIIDKVFLTYASKLDMKAFAFDGKENLYTISPLPENISSLTLTYEESVGLSAGNPDEAVKKAKHSLAPRIFKVELNYGCKFPLQSIPLTSEGQTLGESRDALTVLNMILRQRAIHKFSLSLSLSLFVSLCLPPPCISCFAFLYGIVQLAFVLFYSLCTKCRGRLLVRQSFFQDDSRNFFEVDESLLGLRGYNSNFVMTCAGLSLKLDVAMTLTLKPGPVLDFLLANQNVREPRYIDWVKAKRMLKNLKIKTTHTNRVFRIIGLSDRPCYQQSFLLKVKENNGSNKEKDRETTVFEYFHKHLGVVLTYSKYMPCLDVGKPNRPIYLPIEICSLISLQRHRNPLSPTQQITVLEKFKQKPHDRMKALTDAVKNNQYENDPFLGACGISVEKQFMKIAARVLEPPKLKVGRGQDCMPDEGRWNFKNKQFLDPVSIKCWAIVNFSSGGDTSYLSRELINCGRSKGMDIERPYALIEENQQMRKASPLARVDAMFEKLQEKLPDQPEFILCVLPERKISDLYGPWKMRSLSTFGLVTQCVCPVKITERYLMNVLLKINSKLGGVNSLLAIEEHCILPHVKDVPTMIIGMDVSHGSPGRSDLPSIAAVVGSLSWPLISKYRAVVRTQSPKTEIIDSLFKPDENGEDSGIMRELLKAFYVTSEGRKPEQIIIFRDGVGESQFCQVLNIELEQIKQAYMGLGESEVPKFTVIVAQKRHHTRLFEAGGSGNVPPGTVVDTEIVHPRNYDFYMCAHGGMIGTLRPVHYHVLLDEIGFSPDELQNFIHALSYVYRRSSHATSVVAPICYAHHSARQVGKFVKFDELHAACSEDNGFTSTENVPVPKLPRLHDNVKDSMFFC encoded by the exons ATGGAAACTCCAGAGCGCCATATCATGTGCAGACCAGGTTTTGGTAGTATTGGGCGTCACATATCTGTGCTCGTGAACTATTTGAAGGTTTCCATTGAATCACCGGATCAGACTTTTTATCAGTATGCA GTTAAAATAACTTCTGAAGACGGCAGATCAATTGAAAACAAGTTGATTCGGCTAAAGATTATTGATAAGGTTTTCTTAACATATGCATCTAAACTAGATATGAAAGCTTTTGCATTTGATGGGAAGGAAAATCTGTATACTATTAGTCCTCTCCCAGAGAACATTTCTAGCTTAACCTTAACGTATGAAGAGTCAGTTGGATTGAG TGCTGGCAATCCTGATGAAGCTGTAAAGAAAGCTAAGCATTCTTTAGCTCCAAGGATTTTTAAGGTGGAGCTTAACTATGGTTGCAAATTTCCTTTGCAATCAATTCCTCTAACCTCTGAAGGACAGACCTTAGGTGAATCTCGGGATGCATTAACGGTACTTAATATGATACTAAGGCAGCGGGCTATCCATAagttctctctctctctctctctgtcTCTATTTGTATCTCTGTGTTTGCCTCCCCCATGTATCTCTTGTTTTGCATTTTTGTATGGCATTGTACAGTTAGCATTTGTTTTATTCTATTCTTTGTGTACTAAATGCAGGGGACGCCTTTTGGTTAGGCAGTCATTCTTTCAGGATGATTCCAGGAACTTCTTCGAGGTTGATGAGAGCTTATTGGGTTTGCGTGGGTATAATTCTAATTTTGTTATGACATGTGCAGGATTGTCATTAAAGTTAG ATGTTGCTATGACACTAACCTTGAAACCCGGACCTGTACTTGATTTTCTACTGGCTAACCAAAATGTGCGGGAGCCTCGCTATATCGACTGGGTAAAG GCCAAAAGAATGTTGAAGAACTTGAAAATCAAGACAACCCATACTAACAGAGTATTTAGAATTATAGGCTTGAGTGATCGGCCTTGTTACCAGCAAAG TTTTCTTCTCAAAGTAAAAGAGAATAATGGTTCCAATAAAGAGAAAGACCGAGAGACTACTGTGTTTGAATATTTCCACAAACATCTTGGTGTAGTGTTGACTTATTCAAAATACATGCCATGCCTTGATGTTGGTAAACCCAATCGACCAATCTATCTACCAATCGAG ATATGTTCACTGATCTCACTTCAGCGTCATAGAAACCCTTTGTCTCCAACCCAGCAAATAACCGTACTGGAGAAATTTAAGCAAAAGCCCCATGACAGAATGAAAGCTTTGACAGAT GCTGTAAAGAACAACCAGTATGAAAATGATCCATTCCTAGGTGCTTGTGGAATTTCTGTTGAGAAGCAATTTATGAAGATAGCTGCTCGAGTCCTTGAACCACCAAAG CTAAAGGTTGGTAGAGGTCAAGATTGCATGCCTGATGAGGGCCGATGGAATTTTAAGAATAAA CAATTCCTGGATCCTGTAAGTATCAAGTGTTGGGCTATTGTAAACTTTTCTTCTGGTGGTGATACGAGCTATCTGTCTCGAGAACTCATTAATTGTGGTCGAAGCAAAGGCATG GATATAGAACGCCCATATGCGTTAATCGAAGAGAACCAGCAGATGAGAAAAGCCAGCCCTTTGGCAAGAGTTGATGCAATGTTTGAGAAATTGCAAGAAAAGCTCCCAGATCAACCAGAGTTCATTTTGTGTGTATTGCCAGAACGTAAAATTTCTGATCTATATG GACCTTGGAAAATGAGAAGTTTAAGTACTTTTGGACTTGTAACACAATGTGTTTGCCCTGTGAAAATAACTGAACGGTATCTCATGAATGTACTCCTTAAAATTAATTCTAAG CTTGGAGGTGTAAATTCATTATTGGCAATAGAGGAACATTGCATTTTACCCCATGTGAAGGATGTTCCGACAATGATAATAGGGATGGATGTCTCTCATGGTTCACCTGGTCGTTCAGATCTTCCTTCAATTGCGGCG GTTGTTGGTTCTTTATCTTGGCCACTTATATCAAAATATAGAGCAGTCGTAAGAACTCAATCTCCTAAAACAGAGATAATAGACTCACTGTTCAAACCAGATGAAAACGGAGAAGATTCTGGTATCATGAG GGAGCTATTAAAGGCCTTCTATGTTACAAGTGAGGGTAGAAAACCTGAGCAGATAATAATTTTCAG AGATGGAGTAGGCGAATCACAATTTTGCCAGGTCCTCAACATTGAGCTGGAGCAGATAAAACAG GCGTACATGGGTCTTGGAGAATCAGAAGTTCCAAAGTTCACAGTAATTGTAGCGCAAAAGAGGCACCATACTCGATTGTTTGAAGCTGGGGGTTCTGGCAATGTTCCACCTG GGACGGTTGTGGACACTGAAATTGTGCATCCAAGGAACTATGATTTCTACATGTGTGCTCATGGAGGGATGATA GGTACATTGCGGCCCGTTCACTATCATGTCTTGCTTGATGAGATCGGCTTCTCACCAGATGAGCTTCAAAATTTCATTCATGCTCTATCTTACGT GTACCGGAGGAGCTCTCATGCTACCTCAGTGG TGGCACCCATTTGTTATGCTCATCATTCTGCCCGACAAGTGGGAAAGTTTGTCAAATTTGACGAGCTTCATGCGGCTTGTTCTGAAGACAATGGCTTCACATCTACAGAAAATGTCCCTGTCCCCAAGTTGCCCAGGTTGCATGACAATGTTAAGGATTCCATGTTTTTCTGCTAA